The window GTGAGCGGCGAAGAAAATCCAGCCGACATCATATCAAGAGGTATCCATCCTGAAAAATTTGTTCAGCATCAAGTTTGATGGAATGGTCCATCATGGCTATTAAAAGAAAGATGCTGGCCACAACAAGAAGAGATAGAGAACACCAATGAGGAGATGAAGATCCCAAGAATTATTGCCTGCGTGAAAGCAATCGAAATACCGAAAGAGTACGAACGATTCTCGTCATTGACAAAAATGATTCGAGTACTTTCTTATTGTCGTCGATTCGAAGCTAAAGAACATGGACCGCTTACCGTTCACGAGATGAATACGATTCTAAACGCAATCATCATCGAAATCCAGAACAGAACGTTCGAAATGGAAATCAAAAGTCTGCGAAAAAATAACCAAGTGGACAAGAAAAGCAAGCTTTCGACACTTAATCCATTCATAGATAAAGAAGGTTTACTTCGTGTTGGCGGAAGATTACAAAAATCACCACTAGCCTACGATGAAATACACCCAATAATTATTCCTTACCATTCGCAATTTTCTCAAATGCTGATCCAAAATGCACATGCTTCAACTCTACATGGAGGAAATCAAGCAACGTTAGCTTAtattagaagaaaatattggATCATAAATGGAAAACGTGACGTACGAAACATCCTCCAAAAATGCGTAAAATGCATTAGATACAAGGCTCAGATAGCAGAACAAATGATGGGAGAACTTCCTGCACCAAGAGTCTGCCCAGCTCCCCCATTCACTCATACTGGTGTAGATTATGCCGGCCCGATTCAAATTCGTACCACGAAAGGAAGAGGCCACAAATCATATAAAGGGTACATCGCCGTCTTTGTATGCCTGACAACGAAAGCAATTCATTTGGAAGCAGTCAGTGACATTCAGTCGTGGTCACTGTGAGCACATGTACAGTGATAACGGAACAAATTTTGTTGGAGCCAGTAAGCTATTACAACCAGACATTGCAACAGTCATCCAGGATCGGTCATTTCAAGACAGCCTTGCAACTCAAGGGACGCAATGGCACTTTAATCCGCCCGCAGCTCCTCACTTCGGAGGAATTTGGGAAGCCGGAGTGAAATCTGTCAAACATCACTTGAGACGAGTCATTGGGGAGACAACATTAACATTTGAAGAACTTTCCACACTTCTTTATCAAATAGAAGCATCCTTAAATTCCCGTCCATTAACACCTTTAAGTAACCACATGAATGACACCACAGTTTTGACTCCTGGCCATTTTCTTATCGGTAGACCCTTGTTATCCTACAATCATCCTTATATCAAAGATGAGCACGATTTATCTCCGAGATGGaagttaatttgaaaaatgaataaaGACTTCTGGCAAGCGTGGTCCACTGAGTACCTCAGT of the Onthophagus taurus isolate NC chromosome 10, IU_Otau_3.0, whole genome shotgun sequence genome contains:
- the LOC139431511 gene encoding uncharacterized protein codes for the protein MIRVLSYCRRFEAKEHGPLTVHEMNTILNAIIIEIQNRTFEMEIKSLRKNNQVDKKSKLSTLNPFIDKEGLLRVGGRLQKSPLAYDEIHPIIIPYHSQFSQMLIQNAHASTLHGGNQATLAYIRRKYWIINGKRDVRNILQKCVKCIRYKAQIAEQMMGELPAPRVCPAPPFTHTGVDYAGPIQIRTTKGRGHKSYKGYIAVFVCLTTKAIHLEAVSDIQSWSL